Proteins co-encoded in one Populus trichocarpa isolate Nisqually-1 chromosome 10, P.trichocarpa_v4.1, whole genome shotgun sequence genomic window:
- the LOC7497972 gene encoding uncharacterized protein LOC7497972, with protein sequence MAAFTWGSLLRITFFLLLIAAVVFGFFTLPVEKILKDFLLWVEQDLGPWGPLVLAVAYIPLTVLAVPAAVLTLGGGYLFGLPLGFVADSIGATIGAGAAFLLGRTIGRSFVVSKLKDYPKFRSVAIAIQKSGFKIVLLLRLVPLLPFNMLNYLLSVTPVPIGEYMLASWIGMMPITLAFVYIGTTLKDLSDVTHGWSEFSTTRWVFIILGLLVSVVLIFCVTKVAKSALDKALAENEDLDFILASSQLTIVADIPVNLNQPLIIKIDPSEDKHEK encoded by the exons ATGGCTGCTTTTACATGGGGTTCTCTTCTTAGGatcactttctttcttctccttattGCCGCTGTTGTTTTCGGCTTCTTCACTCTCCCTGTTGAAAAG ATTTTGAAGGATTTCTTGTTATGGGTTGAGCAGGATCTTGGACCTTGGGGTCCTCTCGTACT GGCCGTTGCATATATTCCTCTAACAGTCCTGGCTGTTCCAGCAGCAGTGCTTACT CTTGGTGGTGGATATCTTTTTGGGTTGCCACTGGGCTTTGTTGCTGATTCTATTGGTGCCACCATTGGTGCCGGGGCAGCTTTTCTTCTAGGAAGAACG ATTGGGAGATCTTTCGTTGTCTCTAAGTTGAAGGATTATCCGAAGTTTAGGTCAGTTGCAATTGCAATTCAGAAGTCTGGCTTCAAG ATTGTTCTGCTGCTACGACTTGTTCCTTTACTGCCCTTTAACATGCTGAATTACCTGCTTTCTGTCACTCCTGTTCCGATAGGGGAATACATGCTGGCTTCCTGGATAGGAATGATG CCAATAACACTTGCTTTCGTATACATTGGAACAACTCTCAAGGATCTTTCTGATGTGACGCATGGGTGGAGTGAGTTTTCAACTACTCGTTGG GTGTTTATCATATTGGGCCTTCTTGTATCTG TGGTTCTAATCTTTTGTGTTACTAAAGTCGCCAAGTCTGCTTTGGATAAAGCTCTGGCCGAAAATGAAGATCTAGATTTCATATTGGCCTCGTCACAATTAACTATTGTGGCGGATATTCCTGTTAATCTGAACCAGCCTCTTATTATCAAGATAGACCCATCTGAAGACAagcatgaaaaatga
- the LOC7497974 gene encoding probable E3 ubiquitin-protein ligase LUL4 produces MGLSWSNSRRTTTFYHPHPPPPPPPPPPPYYYHPGEAVSPPPPPPPPPHQNHYTTIQQPPPTTSSPPQSYPYPTHPPPPIHSYYNSHPYHSRNYANHNYQYQPFYYTSHYQPASGWSPVIRPSLGFSTTAASTALPIQLEPAPFIDHQNAKRIRNDVNVHKDTLKVEIDVSNPDHHLVSFVFDALFDGSITIFYFAKEEPDGRFVPAFPEVHLPVKISFQKGPGQMFYQPSGTGIDLGFFELDDLSKSSPEEDVFPLIIAAETNLPDDLTDEHIDSVPNTLRHMQITQAVLEKKNGDNFHVRVIRQILWVAGVRYELREIYGIGSSAAEGFDDSDPGKECVICMTEPKDTAVLPCRHMCLCSECAKELRLQSNKCPICRQPIEQLIGIKINSGDQ; encoded by the exons ATGGGACTTTCATGGAGCAATAGTAGAAGAACCACCACTTTTTATCACCCCCATCCACCCCCTccgccaccgccaccaccaccaccttacTATTATCATCCCGGAGAAGCcgtctctcctcctcctcctcctcccccacCACCGCATCAAAATCACTACACCACCATACAACAACCACCACCAACAACCTCATCACCACCACAATCTTACCCTTATCCTACACACCCTCCACCTCCAATTCACTCCTACTACAACTCCCATCCATACCATTCCCGCAACTATGCAAATCACAATTACCAATACCAACCCTTTTATTATACCAGTCATTATCAACCCGCTAGTGGGTGGTCTCCTGTAATTAGGCCTAGTTTGGGTTTTTCTACTACTGCTGCTTCTACTGCACTGCCAATTCAGCTGGAGCCGGCTCCTTTTATTGATCATCAGAATGCAAAGAGGATTAGGAATGATGTCAATGTTCATAAAGATACtttaaaggttgaaattgatgtttcaAATCCTGATCATCACTTGGTTTCTTTCGTTTTCGATGCTTTGTTTGATGGGAG CATTACAATTTTCTACTTTGCCAAGGAAGAGCCGGATGGTAGGTTTGTTCCTGCATTTCCTGAAGTCCATTTACCTGTGAAAATCTCTTTCCAGAAAGGTCCTGGCCAGATGTTTTATCAGCCTTCAGGAACAGGCATTGATTTGGGCTTCTTTGAGTTGGATGatctctcaaaatcatcacCTGAAGAAGATGTCTTTCCACTTATAATTGCTGCTGAAACAAACTTGCCAGATGATTTAACAGATGAACATATTGATTCTGTGCCAAACACACTACGCCACATGCAGATTACTCAAGCTGTTCTCGAGAAGAAAAATGGTGACAATTTCCATGTGAGAGTAATCAGGCAGATTCTGTGGGTTGCTGGAGTTAGATATGAGCTGCGTGAGATATACGGAATAGGAAGCTCAGCAGCTGAAGGCTTTGATGACAGTGACCCAGGGAAGGAGTGTGTGATTTGCATGACTGAACCTAAGGATACCGCCGTGTTACCTTGCCGACATATG TGCTTGTGCAGCGAGTGTGCAAAAGAATTGAGGCTTCAATCAAATAAGTGTCCCATATGCCGCCAACCAATTGAGCAACTTATAGGTATCAAGATAAATAGTGGTGATCAATGA
- the LOC7497971 gene encoding uncharacterized protein LOC7497971, whose protein sequence is MPEKGENQSWLFYRSNFVLQWRLHMLTAFVFFVMVVVWSMDGGTIKSVVESRRFAKQYLTINPHTQHLLTNLTEQKQQQQQQTLQNFSTITKNVTADTPLAQETNNNNTSAPPRFNMVLNNDKNVSFPQNHSDGVLENPAPGRHQSGGNVKWVLTELEPNLTAYLLSRWLASGGEPCRESRTVEIVIPGLDDKDLIELTAGDRHEFGFQALDESNNLVCLGGDYFETDLSGETWKSRPLVRDFGNGSYSISLQVHPDFAGDYNLTVILLYRHFEGLKFSPWRFAFDKQLRKFQIKFVKGHTQLPKIKTCQKSDFIRDLWLGRWTRYGKNDGCQISNDGRYRCLAPDFPCQSPWCSGSLGMLESNGWVYSSHCSFRLFSADSSWNCLKNRWIFFWGDSNHVDTIRNMLNFVLDLPQIPSVPRRFDMNFSNPNDASQTVRITSIFNGHWNETLNYEGFNSLADEGFRNLLKKYFSEDTLPDTIIMNSGLHDGVHWRNLRSYTAGADYAASFWKEVMDSVRRRGLAVPLIFYRTTVATGGYARTLQFNPNKMEVYNWVALEKFRQAGLVTGVIDDFDMTFPWHFDNRCNDGVHYGRGPAKMKWRDGVIGHQYFVDLMLAHVLLNALCSK, encoded by the coding sequence ATGCCTGAAAAGGGAGAGAACCAATCATGGCTTTTTTACCGTTCAAACTTTGTGCTTCAATGGCGTCTTCACATGCTCacagcttttgttttctttgtcatGGTTGTTGTTTGGAGCATGGATGGCGGTACCATTAAAAGCGTTGTAGAATCAAGAAGGTTCGCCAAGCAATATTTGACCATTAACCCTCACACACAACACCTTCTCACAAATCTAACCGagcagaagcagcagcagcagcaacaaacCCTTCAAAACTTCTCTACAATCACAAAGAACGTCACAGCAGACACCCCATTAGCCCAAGAgaccaacaacaataataccAGTGCCCCTCCTAGATTTAACATGGTACTAAACAACGACAAGAATGTTTCTTTTCCTCAGAATCATTCAGATGGAGTTTTGGAGAATCCAGCCCCAGGAAGGCATCAATCAGGTGGTAATGTGAAGTGGGTATTAACTGAATTGGAGCCAAACTTGACTGCATATCTTCTTTCAAGGTGGTTAGCCTCCGGAGGGGAGCCTTGTAGAGAGTCACGTACAGTGGAGATCGTGATTCCTGGATTGGATGATAAAGATTTGATTGAGTTGACAGCTGGTGATCGTCATGAATTTGGTTTTCAAGCACTGGATGAGTCCAATAATCTTGTTTGTTTAGGTGGAGATTATTTTGAGACCGATCTTTCAGGGGAGACATGGAAATCAAGGCCTTTAGTCAGAGATTTTGGAAATGGGTCTTACTCTATTTCGCTTCAAGTTCATCCTGATTTTGCTGGTGATTATAATCTTACTGTTATTTTGCTCTATAGGCATTTTGAAGGTCTTAAATTTTCACCGTGGAGATTTGCGTTTGATAAACAATTGCGTAAGTTTCAAATCAAGTTTGTTAAAGGTCACACTCAATTGCCAAAGATTAAAACTTGTCAAAAATCTGATTTCATTAGAGATCTTTGGTTAGGAAGGTGGACTAGGTATGGTAAAAATGATGGCTGTCAAATTAGTAATGATGGCCGGTACCGCTGTCTCGCGCCAGATTTTCCATGCCAAAGTCCTTGGTGTAGTGGTTCTTTAGGGATGTTAGAGAGTAATGGCTGGGTGTATTCTAGTCATTGTTCATTTAGGCTGTTTTCAGCTGATTCTTCTtggaattgcttgaagaatCGGTGGATTTTCTTTTGGGGTGATTCAAATCATGTTGATACTATAAGAAACATGCTCAATTTTGTGTTGGATTTGCCTCAAATACCATCAGTTCCTAGACGGTTTGATATGAACTTTTCAAACCCGAACGATGCTTCTCAGACTGTTCGGATTACTAGCATTTTCAATGGTCATTGGAATGAAACACTGAATTATGAAGGATTTAATTCCTTGGCGGATGAAGGATTTAGGAATTTGTTGAAGAAGTACTTCTCAGAGGACACGTTGCCAGACACTATAATCATGAATTCAGGTTTACATGATGGTGTGCATTGGCGAAATTTGAGATCATATACGGCGGGAGCTGACTATGCAGCATCATTCTGGAAAGAAGTTATGGATTCGGTGAGGCGGAGAGGATTGGCAGTTCCACTCATCTTTTACCGGACAACGGTAGCCACCGGTGGGTATGCAAGGACACTGCAATTTAATCCGAACAAGATGGAGGTATATAATTGGGTTGCTTTAGAGAAATTTAGGCAAGCTGGGTTGGTTACTGGTGTGATAGATGACTTTGATATGACTTTTCCATGGCATTTTGACAATCGGTGCAATGACGGAGTACACTATGGCAGAGGTCCAGCAAAGATGAAGTGGAGGGATGGTGTAATTGGCCACCAGTATTTTGTCGACCTCATGTTGGCTCATGTGCTGCTCAATGCTCTGTGTTCAAAATAG
- the LOC7497973 gene encoding LOW QUALITY PROTEIN: uncharacterized protein LOC7497973 (The sequence of the model RefSeq protein was modified relative to this genomic sequence to represent the inferred CDS: deleted 2 bases in 1 codon) — protein MVTKHFETLRGKLAGFSIFPLRGFINGCHDHTQTSGFESRDLNLSDRPIELQIRVGSILKKVHTLKPCSSKRLKCKSIYKAYMPNRSGSTSWRYEEQYYYDEARHLYIWVHDTGADFSRMVKQQYISLEDLRDYSKNRISRDHQRGCISVCKKPRPSFC, from the exons ATGGTGACCAAACATTTCGAGACCCTGAGAGGAAAACTAGCAGGTTTCAGCATCTTTCCTCTTAGGGGCTTCATCAATGGTTGTCATGATCATACACAGACATCAGGATTTGAAAGCAGAGACTTGAACTTGAGTGACAGGCCAATTGAACTGCAGATAAGGGTTGGATCAATACTGAAAAAGGTGCATACGTTGAAGCCTTGTTCTTCTAAGAGACTAAAATGCAAGAGCATATACAAAGCCTACATGCCTAATAGGAGTGGCAGTACTAGT TGGAGGTATGAAGAGCAATATTACTATGATGAAGCACGTCACCTTTACATTTGGGTGCACGACACTGGAGCTGATTTCTCTAGGATGGTCAAGCAGCAATATATTAGCCTTGAGGATCTGAGGGATTATTCTAAGAATAGAATTTCCAGGGATCATCAAAGAGGCTGCATATCCGTCTGCAAGAAACCCAGGCCtagtttttgttga